From a single Chloroflexota bacterium genomic region:
- a CDS encoding tetratricopeptide repeat protein: MGDAEKKSKNLWTDLKDLLENANKLAGFVAMVVAAITFASGNRLVSYLFILIACVSIDFFLWRLFTKPIVPKSNLLIVSHGQSKTVSVDAKPPIQRQAKALLLIALLSIASLTWIGYNVWQDYGNWQTDTLKAHGYVAPTAIPNELLVLLADFEPRGTKKYSVEERIQTQLTIAIKDANIPNARIARMPTVKTESDARRIGTLHQAVFVIWGWYDDAGFNSKFTIIRENKQPLQQAELKEIPAELRDFNLYIREGLPSQMSYFATFTIGQLYYWDKQYDESILAFEVALANIEQSSKVNGIVPVNGISTLYFYRGRIQQTQKMNLDQAITDYTKAIEFDPNLVGPYNNRGNAYTNKGNFDQAIADFTKAIELDPKNALFWYNRGTTYKDKGNLDKAIADYTKAIELAPKYAGFYNNRGNAYTDKGNFDQAIADFTKAIELDPKNALFWYNRGTAYSNQGNLDQAIADSTKAIELDPMYAGAYNNRGNAHSAKGNLDQAIADYTKAIELDPKGATAYSNRGNVYLHDGNLDQAIADYTKAIELNPKYAPAYYNRGNAYTDKGNFDQAIADYTKAIELAPKYANAYYNR, translated from the coding sequence ATGGGCGACGCAGAAAAGAAATCCAAAAACCTCTGGACTGACTTGAAAGACTTGCTTGAGAACGCAAACAAACTTGCCGGTTTTGTGGCGATGGTGGTTGCGGCAATTACGTTCGCTTCAGGCAATCGGCTTGTTTCGTACCTTTTCATTTTGATAGCGTGTGTTTCAATTGATTTTTTTCTGTGGCGACTCTTTACCAAACCAATTGTCCCCAAAAGTAACCTACTTATTGTCAGCCACGGACAAAGCAAAACTGTTTCCGTTGACGCTAAACCGCCAATACAACGCCAAGCAAAAGCTTTGTTGTTGATTGCCCTCCTTTCAATCGCTAGCTTGACCTGGATTGGCTACAATGTATGGCAAGATTATGGAAATTGGCAAACCGACACACTTAAAGCCCATGGATATGTTGCACCAACGGCAATTCCGAATGAATTGCTTGTTCTCCTCGCAGACTTTGAACCACGCGGCACAAAAAAATACAGCGTAGAAGAGCGAATACAAACGCAACTAACAATAGCAATCAAAGACGCCAATATTCCCAACGCGCGAATTGCTAGGATGCCAACAGTGAAGACCGAGAGCGATGCTCGCCGAATTGGAACGCTTCACCAAGCCGTGTTTGTGATTTGGGGGTGGTACGATGATGCAGGTTTCAATTCCAAATTTACTATCATTCGCGAGAACAAACAGCCACTACAACAAGCAGAATTAAAAGAGATTCCTGCTGAGCTACGTGATTTTAATTTGTATATTCGTGAGGGATTACCTTCACAGATGTCCTATTTTGCGACCTTTACTATTGGACAACTGTACTATTGGGATAAGCAGTACGATGAATCAATACTTGCTTTTGAAGTGGCACTCGCGAATATTGAACAGAGCAGTAAGGTAAATGGTATTGTGCCGGTTAATGGGATCAGTACCTTGTATTTTTATCGTGGTCGAATTCAACAGACTCAAAAGATGAATCTTGATCAAGCCATTACGGACTACACCAAGGCAATTGAGTTTGATCCGAACTTGGTCGGACCCTACAACAATCGTGGCAATGCCTATACAAATAAAGGTAACTTTGACCAAGCCATCGCGGATTTCACCAAGGCGATTGAGCTTGATCCGAAGAATGCCCTCTTCTGGTACAATCGCGGCACTACTTATAAGGATAAAGGTAACTTAGATAAGGCGATTGCGGATTACACCAAAGCGATTGAACTTGCCCCCAAGTATGCAGGTTTCTACAACAACCGCGGCAATGCCTATACAGATAAAGGTAACTTTGACCAAGCCATCGCGGATTTCACCAAGGCGATTGAGCTTGATCCGAAGAATGCCCTCTTCTGGTACAATCGCGGCACTGCCTATTCCAACCAGGGCAACCTCGACCAAGCCATTGCCGATTCCACCAAGGCGATTGAACTTGACCCCATGTATGCAGGTGCCTACAACAATCGCGGCAATGCCCATTCCGCCAAAGGCAACCTCGACCAAGCCATCGCGGATTACACCAAGGCGATTGAACTTGATCCAAAAGGTGCAACTGCCTACTCCAATCGTGGCAATGTCTACCTCCATGATGGCAATCTTGACCAAGCCATCGCGGATTACACCAAAGCAATTGAACTCAACCCGAAATATGCGCCTGCCTACTACAACCGCGGCAATGCCTATACAGATAAAGGTAACTTTGACCAAGCCATCGCGGATTACACCAAAGCGATTGAACTTGCCCCCAAGTATGCTAACGCCTACTACAATCG